The Desulfovibrio sp. TomC genomic interval GCTTGGCCACTTTCATTTCGTTTTCTTCGGTTGAGCGCCCGGCCCGGAACACGTTGGCATAGAGGTCGTGGGACAGGGTCGTGGCCCCGGCCAGGGTCAAGCCGGCCACCACGGCCAGGATGGTGGCGAAGGCCACGGCCGCGATGAAGCCAAGAAACACCGTGCCGCCGGTCACTTCGGCCAGGAGCAAGGCCGCCATGTTGCCGCCGGCATCCACCTTGGCCACCACGTCGCGCCCGACCAGCACCATGGCGGCAAAGCCGATGATGAAGGTGAGGATGTAGAAGTAGCCGATCAGTCCCGTGGCGTAGAACACGGATTTGCGGGCGGCCTTGGCGTCGGGCACGGTGTAAAAGCGCATGAGGATATGGGGCAGGCCGGCCGTGCCGAACATGAGCGCGATGCCCAGGGACACGGCGTCAAAGGGATTAGCCACCAGTCCGCCGGGATTGAGCACCTTCTCGCCGTAGGTGGCGGCAGCGGTGCTGAAAAGCTCGGTCACGTCAAAGTGAAAGTGGGAAAGAGCCATAATCACCATCACGGTGGCTCCGGCCAGCAGCAGCACGGCCTTGGTGATTTGCACCCAGGTGGTGGCCAGCATGCCGCCAAAGAGCACGTAGGCGATCATGACCGCGCCCACGATGATGATGGCCGTTTCATAGGGCAGGCCGAACATCATCTTGATAAGCGCCCCGGAGCCCACCATCTGGGCGATGAGATAAAAACACACCGTCAACAGCGACCCGATGGAAGCGGCCACCCGGATGGGTTTCTGGGACAGGCGGTAAGCCACCACGTCGGCAAAGGTGTATTTGCCGAGGTTTCGCAGCGGTTCGGCAATGAGAAA includes:
- a CDS encoding sodium:solute symporter family transporter, with amino-acid sequence MNTFTTTIGQPNATSIIFFFVFIVGTLAITYYAARKSRSASQFYAAGRSVTGWQNGLALAGDYMSAASFLGIAGLVSLKGYDGLIYSIGFLVGWPIIMFLIAEPLRNLGKYTFADVVAYRLSQKPIRVAASIGSLLTVCFYLIAQMVGSGALIKMMFGLPYETAIIIVGAVMIAYVLFGGMLATTWVQITKAVLLLAGATVMVIMALSHFHFDVTELFSTAAATYGEKVLNPGGLVANPFDAVSLGIALMFGTAGLPHILMRFYTVPDAKAARKSVFYATGLIGYFYILTFIIGFAAMVLVGRDVVAKVDAGGNMAALLLAEVTGGTVFLGFIAAVAFATILAVVAGLTLAGATTLSHDLYANVFRAGRSTEENEMKVAKRATIGLGVIAILLGLAFKGQNVAFMVGLAFAIAASANFPALLLSILWKGTSTFGAAASIIAGTVAAVGLILLSPTVWVDILGNAAPIFPWKNPALVSMPLAFLVGWLGSVLVPDAKAQSLYAAQQIRNYLGVGAE